From Thermodesulfobium sp. 4217-1:
GTAAGGTCGCAGCAGGCCCTGCAAAACATCTCTCGGCTCTTACCGGACAAATGGTTAACTTCTTGGGCACAATGCAGATGGAATTTGCAGGCGCACAGGCATTCAACTCTGTAGACACCTATCTTGCACCATTCGTGAAAGCAGATGGTTTGGACTATAAGAACGTGAAACAGATAATTCAACAAATGGTTTTTGCGATGAATGTACCTTCCAGATGGGGATCTCAGCCTCCATTTATCAATTTTACCTTTGATTGGACTGTGCCAGAAGATATGATGGACAGGCCTGTGCTGATAGGTGGAAAAGATTGTCCAGAGTATGGCACATACGGCGAATGTAAAAAAGAAATGGATATGATAAATAGAGCATATATAGAAGTAATGTTAGAAGGGGACTATGATGGCAGAATATTTTCATTCCCTATTCCTACATATAACATTACAAATGATTTTCCGTGGGAAAGCGAGAATGCGAACCTTTTGTTCGATTTAGCAGCGCGATATGGCGTTCCATATTTCCAAAACTTTATAAATTCTGATTTGAAACCTTCCGACATCAGAAGTATGTGTTGCAGACTTCAGCTGGATCTCAAAGAGCTCAGAAAAAGGTGCGGCGGACTCTTCGGATCTGGAGATAAGACTGGTTCTATAGGCGTGGTAACTATTAATTTGCCAAGGATTGGGTATCTCTCTAAGAGCGAAGGGGAATTTTTCGCAAGACTTGATAAAGTGATGAATCTTGCAAAGACATCTCTGGAAATCAAGAGAAAAGTGGTAGAAAGAAACCTTAAAAACGGTTTGCTGCCATATACAAAGAGATATTTGGGCTCATTTTCAAACCACTTCTCGACAATAGGTCTGGTAGGGATGAACGAAGCCTGTCTAAACTTTTTAGGCGTATCTATCTCTACCGAACAAGGAAAGAGCTTTGCTATCAAAGTATTGCAGCACATGAGAAACAGACTGTCTGATTATCAGGAGGAGACTGGCAACCTCTACAATCTGGAGGCTACTCCTGCAGAGGGAACGTCTTATAGGCTTGCAAAGCATGATAAGAAGAGATATCCAGATATCATTGCGTCAGGAGAGAGCGAGCCATATTATACAAATTCGACTCATTTGCCAGTAGGCTATACAGAAGATCCTTTTGAAGTAATGGATCATCAGGAGGAGTTACAAAGGCTCTACACAGGCGGCACGGTTATTCATGCCTTTTTGCCAGAATCTCCAGCGCCTGAGGCTGCTAAGCAGTTTGTAAAAAAGGCATTTGAAAATTATTCCTTCCCATATATCACGCTTACCCCTACTTTTTCTATATGTCCTACACACGGCTACATAGCAGGCGAACATTTTACGTGCCCAGAGTGTAACAAAGAAACAGAGGTATATTCAAGAGTAGTCGGATATTATAGACCTGTAAGAATGTGGAACAAGGGCAAGAAAGAAGAATTTAAAAACAGAGTGGAATACGATATTAACAAGAACTCAATTAACAGATTGGTTGT
This genomic window contains:
- a CDS encoding ribonucleoside triphosphate reductase produces the protein MKCPYCDSNDSKVIDTRFVEDSGVIRRKRECLSCGKRFTTHEVYEEGSKKEIDTNSDETVIFSPDFVKKRDGRVVPFDIFRIERAISKAFKAVGEHLGAERDLTVRVSKKLYRQYKDQDVVDIERIQDVVEEVLIENGFAKVAKAYILYRRKRQEARENLSCAVDIEHIIQDYLHQEDWRTNENSNTTYSYPGLVLHAAGSVMAHYTLNRIYPDEVKDAHVSADMHIHDLSYGITAYCAGWSLEDLLREGFGGVPGKVAAGPAKHLSALTGQMVNFLGTMQMEFAGAQAFNSVDTYLAPFVKADGLDYKNVKQIIQQMVFAMNVPSRWGSQPPFINFTFDWTVPEDMMDRPVLIGGKDCPEYGTYGECKKEMDMINRAYIEVMLEGDYDGRIFSFPIPTYNITNDFPWESENANLLFDLAARYGVPYFQNFINSDLKPSDIRSMCCRLQLDLKELRKRCGGLFGSGDKTGSIGVVTINLPRIGYLSKSEGEFFARLDKVMNLAKTSLEIKRKVVERNLKNGLLPYTKRYLGSFSNHFSTIGLVGMNEACLNFLGVSISTEQGKSFAIKVLQHMRNRLSDYQEETGNLYNLEATPAEGTSYRLAKHDKKRYPDIIASGESEPYYTNSTHLPVGYTEDPFEVMDHQEELQRLYTGGTVIHAFLPESPAPEAAKQFVKKAFENYSFPYITLTPTFSICPTHGYIAGEHFTCPECNKETEVYSRVVGYYRPVRMWNKGKKEEFKNRVEYDINKNSINRLVVR